In Streptomyces sp. NBC_00704, a genomic segment contains:
- the ileS gene encoding isoleucine--tRNA ligase, whose translation MTTPQYRQVPAQVDLPALEHAVLDFWREQKIFAKSLEQSQGRPEWVFYEGPPTANGMPGAHHIEARVFKDVFPRFRTMRGYHVARKAGWDCHGLPVELAVEKELGFSGKKDIEAYGIADFNARCRESVLRHTDAFSDLTTRMGYWVDLDDAYVTMDPEYIESVWWSLKEIFDKGLLVQDHRVAPWCPRCGTGLSDHELAQGYETVVDPSVYVRFPLTSGPLAGQAALLVWTTTPWTLVSNTAVAAHPEVTYVVATDGEEKLVVAEPLLAKALGEGWETTGQTFTGAEMERWTYQRPFELVEFPAEAHYVVNAEYVTTEDGTGLVHQSPAFGEDDLKVCRSYGLPVVNPVRPDGTFEESVPMVGGVFFKKADEKLTEDLQQRGLLFKHIPYEHSYPHCWRCHTALLYYAQPSWYIRTTAVKDRLLQENEKTNWFPDTVKHGRFGDWLNNNIDWALSRSRYWGTPLPIWRCEDDHLTVVGSRAELTELTGTDQSELDPHRPFIDAVTFACPHEGCGATATRVPEVIDAWYDSGSMPFAQWGYPYKNKELFESRYPAQFISEAIDQTRGWFYTLMAVGTLVFDKSSYENVVCLGHILAEDGRKMSKHLGNILQPIPLMDQHGADAVRWFMAAGGSPWAARRVGHGTIQEVVRKTLLTYWNTVAFQALYARTSGWAPSGADPAPAERPLLDRWLLSELHALTDQVTQSLEAYDTQRAGKLLSAFVDDLSNWYVRRSRRRFWQGDKAALRTLHEVVETVTRLMAPLTPFITERVWQDLVVPVTPGAPESVHLSSWPEADLSAIDPELSKQMVLVRRLVELGRATRAESGVKTRQPLRRALVAAAGFDALSPELHAQITEELNVESLASLSEVGGSLVDTTAKANFRALGKRFGKRVQDVAKAVANADAAALSLALREGTASVEVDGETITLAPDEVIITETPREGWSVASDSGATVALDLEITEELRRAGLARDAIRLIQEARKNSGLDVADRIALRWSATDPATADALSGHAGLIADEVLATDFARGEADDSYGAPFTDEALTLTFRLRKA comes from the coding sequence ATGACAACGCCGCAGTACCGCCAGGTGCCCGCCCAGGTCGACCTGCCCGCCCTCGAGCACGCGGTGCTCGACTTCTGGCGCGAGCAGAAGATCTTCGCCAAGAGCCTGGAGCAGTCCCAGGGCCGCCCCGAGTGGGTGTTCTACGAGGGCCCGCCCACCGCGAACGGCATGCCGGGCGCCCACCACATCGAGGCGCGCGTCTTCAAGGACGTCTTCCCCCGCTTCCGCACCATGCGCGGCTACCACGTGGCCCGCAAGGCCGGCTGGGACTGCCACGGCCTCCCGGTGGAGCTGGCGGTCGAGAAGGAACTCGGCTTCAGCGGCAAGAAGGACATCGAGGCGTACGGCATCGCCGACTTCAACGCCCGGTGCCGCGAGTCCGTCCTGCGGCACACCGACGCCTTCTCCGACCTGACGACCCGCATGGGCTACTGGGTCGACCTCGACGACGCCTACGTCACGATGGACCCCGAGTACATCGAGTCCGTCTGGTGGTCGCTGAAGGAGATCTTCGACAAGGGCCTGCTGGTCCAGGACCACCGCGTCGCCCCCTGGTGCCCCCGCTGCGGCACCGGCCTGTCCGACCACGAGCTGGCGCAGGGCTACGAGACGGTCGTCGACCCGTCCGTGTACGTCCGTTTCCCGCTCACCTCCGGTCCGCTCGCCGGCCAGGCAGCGCTCCTGGTGTGGACGACGACCCCCTGGACCCTGGTGTCCAACACGGCCGTGGCCGCGCACCCGGAGGTCACCTACGTCGTCGCCACCGACGGCGAGGAGAAGCTCGTCGTCGCCGAGCCGCTGCTCGCCAAGGCGCTCGGCGAGGGCTGGGAGACTACCGGGCAGACCTTCACCGGCGCCGAAATGGAGCGCTGGACCTATCAACGTCCGTTCGAGCTCGTGGAGTTCCCGGCCGAGGCGCACTACGTCGTCAACGCCGAGTACGTCACCACCGAGGACGGCACCGGTCTGGTCCACCAGTCCCCCGCCTTCGGCGAGGACGACCTCAAGGTCTGCCGCTCCTACGGCCTGCCCGTGGTGAACCCGGTCCGCCCGGACGGCACCTTCGAGGAGTCCGTGCCGATGGTCGGCGGCGTCTTCTTCAAGAAGGCGGACGAAAAGCTCACCGAGGACCTCCAGCAGCGCGGCCTGCTGTTCAAGCACATCCCCTACGAGCACAGCTATCCGCACTGCTGGCGCTGCCACACCGCGCTGCTCTACTACGCGCAGCCCTCCTGGTACATCCGCACGACGGCCGTCAAGGACCGTCTGCTTCAGGAGAACGAGAAGACCAACTGGTTCCCCGACACCGTCAAGCACGGCCGGTTCGGCGACTGGCTGAACAACAACATCGACTGGGCGCTGTCCCGCAGCCGCTACTGGGGCACCCCGCTGCCCATCTGGCGCTGCGAGGACGACCACCTCACCGTCGTCGGCTCGCGCGCGGAGCTCACCGAGCTGACCGGCACGGACCAGTCGGAGCTGGACCCGCACCGCCCGTTCATCGACGCCGTCACCTTCGCCTGCCCGCACGAGGGCTGCGGTGCGACGGCCACCCGCGTGCCGGAGGTCATCGACGCCTGGTACGACTCGGGGTCGATGCCGTTCGCGCAGTGGGGCTACCCGTACAAGAACAAGGAACTGTTCGAGTCCCGCTACCCGGCCCAGTTCATCAGCGAGGCCATCGACCAGACCCGCGGCTGGTTCTACACGCTGATGGCGGTCGGCACGCTCGTCTTCGACAAGTCCAGTTACGAGAACGTCGTCTGCCTCGGCCACATCCTCGCCGAGGACGGCCGCAAGATGTCCAAGCACCTGGGCAACATCCTCCAGCCGATCCCGCTGATGGACCAGCACGGCGCCGACGCGGTCCGCTGGTTCATGGCGGCCGGCGGCTCTCCGTGGGCGGCCCGCCGGGTCGGCCACGGCACCATCCAGGAGGTCGTCCGCAAGACGCTCCTGACGTACTGGAACACGGTCGCCTTCCAGGCCCTGTACGCCCGTACGTCGGGCTGGGCGCCCAGCGGGGCCGACCCGGCCCCGGCCGAGCGCCCGCTGCTCGACCGCTGGCTGCTGTCCGAGCTGCACGCCCTCACCGACCAGGTGACGCAGTCGCTGGAGGCCTACGACACCCAGCGCGCCGGCAAGCTGCTCTCCGCCTTCGTCGACGACCTGTCCAACTGGTACGTCCGCCGCTCCCGCCGCCGCTTCTGGCAGGGCGACAAGGCGGCGCTGCGCACCCTGCACGAGGTCGTCGAGACGGTCACCAGGCTGATGGCGCCGCTGACCCCGTTCATCACCGAGCGGGTCTGGCAGGACCTGGTCGTGCCGGTCACCCCCGGCGCCCCGGAGTCGGTGCACCTGTCGTCCTGGCCCGAGGCGGACCTCTCGGCGATCGACCCGGAGCTGTCGAAGCAGATGGTCCTGGTCCGCCGTCTGGTGGAGCTGGGCCGCGCCACGCGCGCGGAGTCCGGCGTGAAGACCCGCCAGCCGCTGCGCCGCGCGCTGGTGGCCGCCGCCGGGTTCGACGCCCTCTCCCCCGAGCTGCACGCGCAGATCACGGAGGAGCTGAACGTCGAGTCCCTGGCCTCGCTCTCCGAGGTGGGCGGCTCGCTGGTCGACACCACCGCCAAGGCCAACTTCCGCGCGCTGGGCAAGCGGTTCGGCAAGCGCGTCCAGGACGTGGCCAAGGCGGTCGCGAACGCCGACGCGGCCGCGCTCTCCCTCGCCCTGCGCGAGGGCACGGCGTCCGTCGAGGTCGACGGCGAGACGATCACGCTGGCCCCCGACGAGGTGATCATCACCGAGACCCCGCGCGAGGGCTGGTCGGTCGCCTCCGACTCCGGCGCCACGGTCGCCCTCGACCTGGAGATCACCGAGGAGCTGCGCCGCGCGGGCCTGGCCCGTGACGCGATCCGGCTGATCCAGGAGGCCCGCAAGAACAGCGGCCTCGACGTGGCCGACCGCATCGCGCTGCGCTGGAGCGCCACCGACCCGGCCACGGCAGACGCCCTGTCCGGGCACGCCGGTCTCATCGCCGACGAGGTCCTCGCCACCGACTTCGCCCGGGGCGAGGCGGACGACTCCTACGGCGCCCCGTTCACGGACGAGGCCCTGACCCTCACGTTCCGCCTGCGCAAGGCCTGA
- a CDS encoding DivIVA domain-containing protein, translating into MPLTPEDVRNKQFTTVRLREGYDEDEVDAFLDEVEAELTRLLRENEDLRAKLAAATRAAAQNQQNMRKPPEQDQQQGGMPQQGGMQQGGMQQGGMQQGGMQQGGMPQQGMPPQGMPQQGMRGPGAPVPAGISGPPQQQMGGPMGGPPQLPSGAPQLPAGPGGQGGPQGPGPMGQGPMGQGPMGQGGPMGQGMGGQPPMQQQMGGPMGGPMGGPMGGPGQAPGGDSAARVLSLAQQTADQAIAEARSEANKIVGEARSRAEGLERDARAKADALERDAQEKHRVAMGSLESARATLERKVEDLRGFEREYRTRLKSYLESQLRQLETQADDSLAPPRTPAAASLPPSPAPSMAPAGAGAPSYGGNPGMGAPSPAAPSYGGQQQMSPAMTQPMAPVRPQGPSPMGQAPSPMRGFLIDEDDN; encoded by the coding sequence ATGCCGTTGACCCCCGAGGACGTGCGGAACAAGCAGTTCACGACCGTCCGCCTCCGAGAAGGCTATGACGAGGACGAGGTCGATGCCTTCCTCGATGAGGTCGAAGCCGAACTGACGCGCCTGCTCCGCGAGAACGAGGACCTGCGCGCCAAACTGGCGGCGGCCACGCGCGCGGCTGCCCAGAACCAGCAGAACATGCGCAAGCCCCCCGAGCAGGACCAGCAGCAGGGCGGCATGCCCCAGCAGGGCGGCATGCAGCAGGGCGGCATGCAGCAAGGCGGCATGCAGCAGGGCGGTATGCAGCAAGGCGGCATGCCCCAGCAGGGGATGCCTCCGCAGGGGATGCCGCAGCAGGGCATGCGAGGTCCGGGCGCTCCGGTGCCCGCCGGCATATCTGGCCCGCCGCAGCAGCAGATGGGCGGCCCCATGGGCGGCCCGCCCCAGCTGCCGAGCGGTGCACCGCAGCTGCCCGCCGGTCCCGGCGGACAGGGTGGCCCGCAGGGTCCCGGCCCGATGGGCCAGGGTCCGATGGGTCAGGGTCCGATGGGCCAGGGCGGCCCCATGGGCCAGGGCATGGGCGGCCAGCCCCCCATGCAGCAGCAGATGGGCGGTCCGATGGGCGGCCCCATGGGCGGCCCGATGGGCGGCCCCGGTCAGGCTCCCGGTGGCGACAGCGCCGCGCGTGTCCTCTCGCTGGCCCAGCAGACCGCCGACCAAGCGATCGCCGAGGCCCGTTCCGAGGCCAACAAGATCGTCGGCGAGGCGCGTTCGCGCGCCGAGGGTCTCGAGCGCGACGCCCGTGCCAAGGCCGACGCCCTGGAGCGGGACGCGCAGGAGAAGCACCGCGTCGCGATGGGCTCCCTGGAGTCCGCCCGCGCCACGCTGGAGCGCAAGGTCGAGGACCTGCGCGGCTTCGAGCGCGAGTACCGCACGCGTCTGAAGTCGTACCTCGAGTCCCAGCTGCGCCAGCTGGAGACCCAGGCCGACGACTCGCTCGCTCCGCCGCGCACCCCGGCCGCGGCCTCCCTGCCGCCGTCCCCGGCGCCCTCGATGGCTCCGGCCGGCGCCGGCGCCCCGTCGTACGGCGGCAACCCGGGCATGGGCGCTCCCAGTCCGGCCGCCCCGTCCTACGGCGGTCAGCAGCAGATGTCCCCGGCGATGACTCAGCCGATGGCTCCGGTACGTCCGCAGGGTCCCTCCCCGATGGGCCAGGCTCCCTCGCCGATGCGCGGCTTCCTCATCGACGAGGACGACAACTGA
- a CDS encoding YggT family protein, with translation MSVVLDVVYIALMVFLIVLIFRLVMDYVFQFARSWQPGKAMVVVLEATYTVTDPPLKLLRRVIPPLRLGGVALDLSFFVLMIIVYILISIVSRL, from the coding sequence ATGAGCGTGGTCCTGGATGTCGTCTACATCGCGCTGATGGTCTTCCTCATCGTGCTCATCTTCCGGTTGGTCATGGACTACGTCTTCCAGTTCGCCCGCTCATGGCAGCCCGGCAAGGCGATGGTGGTCGTTCTGGAGGCCACTTACACTGTCACCGATCCACCGCTCAAGCTTCTGCGGCGGGTCATCCCGCCGTTGCGTCTCGGGGGCGTGGCGCTCGACCTGTCCTTCTTCGTACTGATGATCATCGTCTACATCCTGATCTCGATCGTGAGCCGGCTGTGA
- a CDS encoding cell division protein SepF, which translates to MAGAMRKMAVYLGLVEDDGYDGRGFDPDDDFEPELDPEPERDHRRHEPSHQSHGAHQSQRDEEVRIVQPPAPREPAARSASLPAESGRPARIAPVASITQERQSLEKNAPVIMPKVVSEREPYRITTLHPRTYNEARTIGEHFREGTPVIMNLTEMDDTDAKRLVDFAAGLVFGLHGSIERVTQKVFLLSPANVDVTAEDKARIAEGGFFNQS; encoded by the coding sequence ATGGCCGGCGCGATGCGCAAGATGGCGGTCTACCTCGGCCTCGTGGAGGACGATGGGTACGACGGCCGGGGATTCGACCCCGACGACGACTTCGAACCCGAGCTCGACCCGGAACCCGAACGGGATCACCGGCGGCACGAGCCGTCCCACCAGTCACACGGAGCGCATCAGTCCCAAAGGGACGAAGAGGTGCGCATCGTGCAGCCGCCCGCTCCGCGTGAGCCGGCGGCCCGTTCCGCTTCGCTCCCCGCGGAATCCGGACGTCCGGCGCGTATCGCGCCCGTGGCATCCATCACACAAGAACGCCAGTCCCTGGAGAAGAACGCACCGGTGATCATGCCCAAGGTCGTGTCCGAACGAGAGCCTTACCGGATCACCACGCTTCACCCCCGGACCTACAACGAGGCCCGTACCATCGGGGAACACTTCCGTGAGGGCACCCCGGTGATCATGAATCTGACTGAGATGGATGACACAGACGCGAAGCGACTTGTCGACTTTGCGGCCGGTTTGGTGTTTGGTCTTCACGGCAGCATCGAGCGGGTGACGCAGAAGGTGTTCCTGTTGTCGCCTGCTAACGTCGATGTCACGGCGGAGGACAAGGCCCGCATCGCAGAGGGCGGGTTCTTCAACCAGAGCTGA
- a CDS encoding YggS family pyridoxal phosphate-dependent enzyme: MTDREDELAANLAKVRERIAAACTAAGRAPQDVTLIVVTKTYPASDVRILSGLGVRHVAENKDQDAAPKAAECSDLPLSWHFVGQLQTNKVRSVVGYADVVQSVDRARLVTALSKEAVRAGREVGCLVQVALDAGASERGERGGVAPGGVAELADLIAGSPGLRIDGLMTVAPLTGEYAGRQRAAFGRLMDLSTDLRRVHPAANMVSAGMSADLEEAVAAGATHVRVGTAVLGVRAGLG; this comes from the coding sequence ATGACGGACCGTGAGGACGAACTCGCCGCGAATCTGGCGAAAGTGCGCGAGCGCATCGCCGCCGCGTGCACGGCCGCCGGGCGCGCGCCGCAGGACGTGACCCTGATCGTGGTCACCAAGACCTACCCGGCGAGCGACGTGCGGATCCTGTCCGGGCTCGGCGTGCGGCACGTCGCCGAGAACAAGGACCAGGACGCGGCGCCCAAGGCGGCCGAGTGCTCCGACCTGCCGCTCAGCTGGCACTTCGTGGGCCAGTTGCAGACCAACAAGGTGCGGTCCGTGGTGGGTTACGCGGACGTGGTGCAGTCCGTGGACCGCGCCAGGCTGGTGACGGCCCTGTCGAAGGAGGCCGTGCGGGCCGGCCGCGAGGTGGGCTGCCTCGTCCAGGTCGCCCTGGACGCGGGGGCGAGCGAGCGGGGCGAGCGCGGAGGCGTGGCCCCGGGCGGCGTCGCGGAGTTGGCGGACCTGATCGCCGGCTCACCGGGGCTGCGGATCGACGGACTGATGACCGTCGCACCTCTGACCGGGGAGTACGCGGGACGCCAACGGGCGGCGTTCGGGCGGTTGATGGATTTGTCGACTGACCTGCGCCGAGTCCATCCTGCTGCGAACATGGTGTCCGCAGGGATGAGTGCGGACCTCGAGGAGGCCGTGGCGGCCGGAGCGACACATGTACGCGTCGGCACCGCGGTACTCGGAGTCCGCGCCGGGCTCGGGTAA
- the pgeF gene encoding peptidoglycan editing factor PgeF: MIGQRESVSGAHFAFTDRWGGVSAAPYEQLNLGGAVGDDPDAVRTNRGLAAASLGLDPGRVVWMNQVHGNEVAEVAGPWTTADVPAVDALVTAARGLALAVLTADCVPVLLADPVAGVVAAAHAGRPGMVAGIVPAAVDAMKRLGAEPARIVARTGPAVCGRCYEVPQEMRAEVAAVEPAAHAETGWGTPAVDVSAGVHAQLERLGVHDREHSPVCTRESDDHFSYRRDRTTGRLAGYVWLD; the protein is encoded by the coding sequence GTGATAGGACAGCGCGAGAGCGTGAGCGGCGCGCACTTCGCCTTCACCGACCGGTGGGGCGGGGTGAGCGCCGCTCCGTATGAGCAGCTCAACCTCGGCGGAGCGGTCGGCGACGACCCCGACGCCGTGCGGACCAACCGTGGACTGGCGGCCGCGTCGCTCGGGCTGGACCCGGGCCGGGTCGTCTGGATGAACCAGGTACACGGCAACGAGGTGGCCGAGGTCGCCGGACCGTGGACCACCGCGGACGTCCCCGCGGTCGACGCACTGGTGACCGCGGCCCGCGGACTCGCCCTCGCCGTGCTGACGGCGGACTGCGTGCCGGTGCTGCTGGCCGACCCGGTCGCCGGGGTGGTCGCCGCGGCCCACGCCGGACGGCCGGGCATGGTCGCCGGGATCGTGCCCGCCGCCGTCGACGCCATGAAGCGGCTCGGCGCCGAGCCCGCCCGGATCGTGGCCCGCACCGGACCCGCCGTGTGCGGCCGGTGCTACGAGGTGCCGCAGGAGATGCGCGCCGAGGTGGCCGCCGTCGAACCGGCGGCGCACGCCGAGACGGGCTGGGGCACTCCCGCGGTCGACGTGAGCGCCGGCGTGCACGCGCAGCTCGAGCGGCTCGGGGTGCACGACCGGGAGCACTCGCCCGTGTGCACACGGGAGTCGGACGACCACTTCTCGTACCGCCGCGATCGCACCACGGGGCGACTCGCGGGATATGTCTGGCTGGACTGA
- the ftsZ gene encoding cell division protein FtsZ has protein sequence MAAPQNYLAVIKVIGVGGGGVNAINRMIEVGLKGVEFIAINTDAQALLMSDADVKLDVGRELTRGLGAGANPAVGRKAAEDHREEIEEVLKGADMVFVTAGEGGGTGTGGAPVVANIARNLGALTIGVVTRPFTFEGRRRANQAEDGIAELREEVDTLIVIPNDRLLSISDRQVSVLDAFKSADQVLLSGVQGITDLITTPGLINLDFADVKSVMSEAGSALMGIGSARGDDRAVAAAEMAISSPLLEASIDGARGVLLSISGGSDLGLFEINEAAQLVSEAAHPEANIIFGAVIDDALGDEVRVTVIAAGFDGGQPPARRETVMGSSSSSARREEPTPVRQPESRPSFGSLGSVTPKEEPEPAPEPAADLSVSPPVPPSRTYTDSAAEELDVPDFLK, from the coding sequence GTGGCAGCACCGCAGAACTACCTCGCAGTCATCAAAGTCATCGGTGTCGGCGGCGGTGGTGTCAATGCCATCAACCGGATGATCGAGGTCGGTCTCAAGGGCGTCGAGTTCATCGCCATCAACACCGACGCGCAGGCGCTGTTGATGAGCGACGCCGACGTCAAGCTCGACGTCGGCCGCGAACTCACCCGCGGACTCGGCGCCGGCGCCAACCCGGCCGTCGGCCGCAAGGCCGCAGAGGACCACCGCGAGGAGATCGAGGAGGTCCTCAAGGGGGCCGACATGGTCTTCGTGACGGCCGGCGAGGGCGGCGGCACCGGCACCGGCGGCGCGCCCGTCGTGGCCAACATCGCGCGCAACCTCGGCGCCCTCACCATCGGCGTGGTCACCCGCCCCTTCACCTTCGAGGGCCGGCGACGCGCCAACCAGGCCGAGGACGGCATCGCCGAACTCCGCGAAGAGGTCGACACCCTCATCGTCATCCCCAACGACCGGCTGCTGTCCATCTCGGACCGCCAGGTCTCGGTCCTGGACGCGTTCAAGTCGGCCGACCAGGTCCTGCTCTCCGGTGTCCAGGGCATCACCGACCTCATCACCACCCCCGGCCTGATCAACCTCGACTTCGCCGACGTCAAGTCGGTCATGTCCGAGGCCGGCTCGGCCCTCATGGGCATCGGCTCGGCCCGCGGGGACGACCGCGCGGTGGCCGCCGCCGAGATGGCGATCTCCTCGCCCCTGCTCGAGGCCTCCATCGACGGCGCCCGCGGCGTGCTGCTCTCCATCTCCGGCGGCTCCGACCTCGGCCTGTTCGAGATCAACGAGGCCGCCCAGCTGGTCAGCGAGGCCGCGCACCCCGAGGCCAACATCATCTTCGGCGCGGTCATCGACGACGCGCTCGGTGACGAGGTCCGGGTCACCGTGATCGCGGCCGGCTTCGACGGGGGCCAGCCCCCGGCCCGCCGGGAGACCGTCATGGGCTCGTCCTCGTCCTCGGCCCGCCGGGAGGAGCCCACCCCGGTACGGCAGCCCGAGAGCCGTCCGTCGTTCGGCTCGCTCGGCAGCGTCACGCCGAAGGAGGAGCCGGAGCCGGCCCCCGAGCCCGCGGCCGACCTCTCGGTCTCGCCGCCGGTGCCGCCGTCGCGGACCTACACGGACAGCGCGGCCGAGGAACTGGACGTGCCGGACTTCCTGAAGTGA
- a CDS encoding cell division protein FtsQ/DivIB: MAGPDTAERGARQRESSGPPPARRRMTRRLRTIIILACAVVLLGAGTVWALYGSQWLRVRSVGVSGTAVLTPQQVREAADVPVGAPLVSVDTGAIEARLRRELPRIDSVDVVRSWPHGIDLEVTERTPVLLVRKGAKFVEVDDEGVRFATVSKAPAGVPLLETALSSSRSAAASLRRFGAERLVREAVMAARSLPSAVARETRAVKVRSYDDISLDLGRGRTVAWGSAENGAAKGRALTALMKAAPGARHFDVSAPTAPASSGS; the protein is encoded by the coding sequence GTGGCCGGACCAGACACCGCCGAGCGCGGTGCACGCCAGCGGGAGTCCTCCGGCCCGCCCCCCGCCCGGCGACGGATGACGCGTCGACTTCGTACGATCATCATCCTGGCGTGCGCCGTCGTGCTCCTCGGCGCCGGCACCGTCTGGGCGTTGTACGGCTCGCAGTGGCTGCGGGTGCGCAGCGTCGGCGTCTCGGGCACGGCGGTGCTCACGCCCCAGCAGGTGCGCGAGGCCGCCGACGTGCCGGTCGGGGCGCCGCTGGTCTCCGTCGACACCGGCGCGATCGAGGCGCGGCTGCGCAGGGAACTCCCCCGGATCGACTCGGTCGACGTGGTGCGTTCCTGGCCGCACGGAATCGACCTGGAAGTGACCGAACGCACGCCGGTCCTGCTGGTGCGCAAAGGGGCGAAGTTCGTGGAAGTCGACGACGAAGGAGTCCGTTTCGCCACGGTTTCCAAGGCCCCCGCCGGGGTGCCGCTTCTCGAAACGGCCCTTTCCTCCTCGCGTTCGGCCGCGGCGAGCCTGCGCCGCTTCGGCGCGGAGCGACTGGTGCGCGAGGCCGTCATGGCCGCCCGTTCGCTCCCGTCCGCCGTCGCGCGGGAGACCCGCGCCGTCAAGGTCCGCTCCTACGACGACATCTCGCTGGACCTGGGGCGCGGCCGCACGGTTGCCTGGGGAAGCGCCGAGAACGGCGCCGCGAAGGGCCGCGCGCTGACCGCCCTCATGAAAGCCGCCCCGGGCGCGCGGCACTTCGACGTGAGCGCTCCCACCGCCCCTGCGTCATCAGGGAGTTGA
- the murG gene encoding undecaprenyldiphospho-muramoylpentapeptide beta-N-acetylglucosaminyltransferase, with product MHVVLAGGGTAGHIEPALALADALRRQDPGVGITALGTERGLETTLVPQRGYELALIPAVPLPRKPTPELITVPGRLRGTIKAAEQILERTKADAVVGFGGYVALPAYLAAKRLGVPIVVHEANARPGLANKIGSRYAARVAVSTPDSKLRDARYIGIPLRRSIATLDRAAARPEARHMFGLDPNLPTLLVSGGSQGARRLNEVVQQVAPWLQQAGIQILHAVGPKNELPHVQQMPGMPPYIPVPYVERMDLAYAAADMMLCRAGAMTVAELSAVGLPAAYVPLPIGNGEQRLNAQPVVKAGGGLLVDDAELTPDWVRENVLPVLADPHRLYEMSRAAGEFGRRDADDLLVGMVYEAIAASRAHR from the coding sequence GTGCATGTCGTACTCGCCGGCGGGGGGACCGCCGGCCACATCGAGCCCGCGCTCGCCCTCGCGGACGCCCTGCGCAGGCAGGACCCCGGTGTGGGGATCACGGCCCTGGGCACGGAGCGCGGCCTGGAGACCACGCTCGTCCCGCAGCGCGGCTACGAGCTGGCGCTGATCCCCGCCGTCCCGCTGCCGCGCAAGCCCACCCCTGAACTGATCACGGTCCCGGGCCGGCTGCGCGGCACGATCAAGGCCGCCGAGCAGATCCTGGAGCGCACCAAGGCGGACGCCGTCGTCGGCTTCGGCGGTTACGTGGCCCTGCCCGCCTACCTCGCCGCCAAGCGCCTCGGCGTGCCGATCGTCGTCCACGAGGCCAACGCCCGCCCCGGCCTGGCCAACAAGATCGGTTCGCGCTACGCGGCCCGGGTCGCCGTCTCCACGCCCGACAGCAAGCTGCGCGACGCCCGCTACATCGGCATCCCGCTGCGCCGCTCCATCGCCACCCTGGACCGGGCCGCGGCCCGCCCCGAGGCCCGGCACATGTTCGGCCTCGACCCCAACCTGCCGACCCTGCTGGTCTCCGGCGGTTCGCAGGGCGCGCGCCGCCTCAACGAGGTCGTCCAGCAGGTCGCGCCGTGGCTCCAGCAGGCCGGCATCCAGATCCTGCACGCGGTCGGCCCGAAGAACGAACTGCCGCACGTGCAGCAGATGCCGGGGATGCCCCCGTACATCCCGGTACCGTACGTCGAGCGCATGGACCTCGCGTACGCCGCCGCCGACATGATGCTCTGCCGGGCGGGCGCGATGACCGTCGCCGAGCTGTCCGCCGTCGGGCTCCCGGCCGCCTACGTCCCGCTGCCCATCGGCAACGGCGAACAGCGGCTGAACGCCCAGCCGGTGGTCAAGGCGGGCGGCGGGCTGCTGGTCGACGACGCGGAACTGACTCCCGACTGGGTCCGGGAGAACGTCCTGCCCGTCCTCGCCGACCCGCACCGGCTGTACGAGATGTCCCGCGCGGCCGGTGAGTTCGGCCGCCGCGACGCCGACGACCTGCTCGTCGGCATGGTGTACGAGGCGATCGCCGCCTCGCGCGCACACCGCTAG